CGAGGGCAGCGGCTCAGAGGGGGACagtggggagaggcaggagatTAGAAAAAGCAGCTTttacaaaaaccaaaaataaaaaccaaaaccgTTAAAGATGCATAAAGTGACCCTTGCACTTCCGTTGTCTCTTCTTGCAAATAGAGGTGGTGCTGCTAGGGAGCTGCTCCAGCACCTGTGTAAGACTTGAGTAGTTGCATACAATGTGTGACTCCAGGTCtaggggaggaaggggaaagcCATTAGTGACAGCGGTATTCCTGAGGCCCTTGGGGAACTCCTGGACACCCTCCCCTCATGCTGAGAGCCCTAAATGGAGTCGTCTGTGTCTTCCCAGTGGAGTGGCCCATTTCCCATCCAGTGCCAAGAGCTCTGGAGGAGGCGGCAAGGGAGACAAGGAGGCATGGCAGTGATTTTCAGTGACATCCCTGGAGCTCTACAGGTCACTGGCACTGCCTTAGGATCTGCAgaggacagggggagcctggtggtgagGGTGACCTAGGGCTTCTGCCTGGCCCCAGTCAGAGCCAACATCTGATTGAGATaaaagttcattggaaggataggCCCACAGTTAGAAGTAGTCTGAAGACCATACAGTAAAGAGCACAAAATTTAGTACTAGAGGACTGGAGTTCAAGTCCCACGTTAGTTTTTACTAGTTAAGTGATACTAAACTATATCTGTAAAATAGAGCAAGGATCCTTACTTCACAGAgttactgtgtggatcatgagATAACGTATGTaaagtatctagaatatatagaaAATGACAGCTATCATGAAGAGTGATATTGCTGAAGCTGCAGCAGGAAAACAACTAGTAACTGTCACCTAACCCCTGTTGACACCTGTGCTGCAGGCCAAGCCAGAGGCTCTGAGACAGCTCTGAGAGTTGGtcactctcccacctcccacccagtcCTCACTCACTTGGATGGACGCAGGCTTTACCAGTGCGGGGGCACATAGCTGTACGCAGGGGTCCCTTGGGCCCTGTATGTTGGCATGGAGACAGGGTGTGCCCCGATCGCGGTGTGCTGGGGTGCAGTCAGCAGGGTACCTGAGCATccggaaggagaagaggaaaccTGATGAGGCCGTCCACGTGCTGGGACGAGGAGGAAGAGCCGTGATCTTTCACAGCTGCTCCCCGCCTGCTCATGAGCTGCCGCCCGCCCCTCCCCACCTTGCCAGGAGCCATCTCCCGAGGGGAAACCTTCCTGATGCTCCAAGACAGCCAGTCTCCAGTGGCCTCCTTTCACTCTTCTCCATGCGCTCCTCTCACTGCACGTCACACTGAGGTGTCTGCTGCTTTATGTGGCGCTGGTCGTCCCACTAACCTAGCTGTTCCTAAGGGTAGGCCTCTGGTTTGGTCTATCGGTATTTGGTCCCCAGGACCCAAACAATAAGGCTGGCACCCAGCAGATCTGCATCAGCTTGCTGACCTGATCTGGGGAGTGAGAGGCCTCAATGCTTACATTAGGGGCAGAGGAAAATCCCAACTCCCACCTCCTGCTCACTCAAGCCCTTGTATTCTCTTTCCCCAGAAGATGACCTCGCTGATTCTCTGAAAATTGGGTCTCTCAAGGTTATTCAGAGCCCTCTTGTCTTCTCATGCTCTTCTTTTAATGCCAACTCATCCAAAGACTTCCCCAAACCTGCTCTTCCTCTGGTGTCTCTCCCTAACTCCATCCTCAGGGCTTCTAGAGTAAGCCAGAAATGGAGAAGGGGTCCTCCTGGACTCCTGTTTCTTCCAAGACTCGCAATTAATTACCAGACAGGTCCTGAAGCTCCTGCCTGCTAAAGAACATTGCCCTGTGCcctcctgtttgggactctgctGCTAGCAGAGTCCTAGCATCATTATCTCTCCTCTAAAGCACAGCTTTCCCCCCATATCTCCCCAACCCAGCTGTCTCCACCTTGCAGTCAGAGAGAATGATTAGACAAACCCTATCTCTCCCATGCTTAAACCTCTTTGCTAGCTCCCTGTTACCTACGTATTCGAGACTCTCCACCACTTTATCTCTGACAACTGCTCCAGCCACCCTTCCAACTCCATGCTCTCATTTTCTAAGCGATTTACACCATGTCCATTCTGTGAATGTGCTTTACTCATGTTCTCTCCCCTGGACTGCCCTTCCCTCTTTCATCTCTCTGATTAGCCTCTGTTCACCTTTTAAGGCCTAGCTCACTACATCCTCCATGGTGAAATCTTCCGCAGCCCTGTGGAGAGAGTTAGAGGGTCCCTAGAACTGCCAGGCACAGGATTCTTCATGTTATGCTACAGTCGATTCCATGACTGTGTTTTCCACTGTCATGAGTTCCTGGAGGAAGGGAATGGACACTGACATAGATGCTGCCCTTACCTGCTGACATCGCCATGGTGGTGCCGGCCACCATTCCCATGGCCACGCCGTTGGTCCTGGGAGCGGCGACAGGCGCCGGGTAGATGGCAGAGGGAATGCTGTTTGGCTGGACGACCGTGGTGTGGTGGATGACATGGGGCTGGGCAGCATACACCGGCTGTGTATAGTAAGCTCCCTGGGGGAAGAGGGGCTTTTGTCACACCGGCTTttggagaggtggggagagaggggaggggagcctgTCTCAAACCCTAAGGGATGGTGTCTGAGGATCTCTGGCCCAGGGACACAAGGTCTGAGGCTCTGCTCGTGGAAGCACTGTGCTGGTGTGAATGCTTCCATTTTACATACTGGAAAAATGTCCTAAATGCAGAGCACTTCCCCAAATGTCTCTTACTATATATTTCCTTTTAGGCAAAAAGGTTGACGATGGAGACAATGGTCTGAGGTGACATCCCACTGCCTGGATCACATGACTGCTTTCTGCCATCACAGCCCTCAGGTCTGCTGATCTCTGGGCAGAGTAGACACAGGGCCTGGATCATCTTAATCCAGAGCTTCTCAAATGCTTCTACTAAATAATAACAAGAGCCTCTGACTGTGGACTGAGGTAGAGTGAGGGTGTGTATAGGCTGTAAGGTTACTGCTTCAGTGACACAAGAATGACAGCTGATCAGAGCCATAAActctcttttcttccccctccaccccacccacccaggcTGGTGGCTCCTTTACCTGCAGAAGAGGTGGACCCAGGCTTCTACATGTACTTACCTGGGCATACAGATTCTGCTGGGGGTAGGCACTTCTGATTGGATACATGGCCGTCTGGTAGGGGTTGGGTGAAGGGGAGTAGGGGGGCGGAGCAGTATTACTCTGGGTCGGTGGGACCTTGTATGGTGTCCCCGCAGTATATCCTGTACCAAGGCAATAAGAGAGACTTCCAATTAGTTGGTAGAACAGAATCGCTGGGAGGCAGCAGGTCCCAGTCACGACTCCCCAGACAAGCATGGGCTGAATCCAGGCTGGAAACACAGATGAGAACAGACAGAGTACAGGGCTCTGCCCAGAGAGCCCTGGCCCCAGAGGCAGCTCCCTCAGTCCTGGTGCATAGGGCTGC
Above is a genomic segment from Bos javanicus breed banteng chromosome 15, ARS-OSU_banteng_1.0, whole genome shotgun sequence containing:
- the FAM168A gene encoding protein FAM168A isoform X2, yielding MDCSTPGFPVHHQLPELAETQVHQDSQLSTMNPVYSPVQPGAPYGNPKNMAYTGYPTAYPAAAPAYNPSLYPTNSPSYAPATLLMKQAWPQNSSSCGTEGTFHLPVDTGTENRTYQASSAAFRYTAGTPYKVPPTQSNTAPPPYSPSPNPYQTAMYPIRSAYPQQNLYAQGAYYTQPVYAAQPHVIHHTTVVQPNSIPSAIYPAPVAAPRTNGVAMGMVAGTTMAMSAGTLLTAPQHTAIGAHPVSMPTYRAQGTPAYSYVPPHW
- the FAM168A gene encoding protein FAM168A isoform X6, whose translation is MDCSTPGFPVHHQLPELAETQVHQDSQLSTMNPVYSPVQPGAPYGNPKNMAYTGYPTAYPAAAPAYNPSLYPTNSPSYAPGYTAGTPYKVPPTQSNTAPPPYSPSPNPYQTAMYPIRSAYPQQNLYAQGAYYTQPVYAAQPHVIHHTTVVQPNSIPSAIYPAPVAAPRTNGVAMGMVAGTTMAMSAGTLLTAPQHTAIGAHPVSMPTYRAQGTPAYSYVPPHW
- the FAM168A gene encoding protein FAM168A isoform X1; the encoded protein is MDCSTPGFPVHHQLPELAETQVHQDSQLSTMNPVYSPVQPGAPYGNPKNMAYTGYPTAYPAAAPAYNPSLYPTNSPSYAPEFQFLHSAYATLLMKQAWPQNSSSCGTEGTFHLPVDTGTENRTYQASSAAFRYTAGTPYKVPPTQSNTAPPPYSPSPNPYQTAMYPIRSAYPQQNLYAQGAYYTQPVYAAQPHVIHHTTVVQPNSIPSAIYPAPVAAPRTNGVAMGMVAGTTMAMSAGTLLTAPQHTAIGAHPVSMPTYRAQGTPAYSYVPPHW
- the FAM168A gene encoding protein FAM168A isoform X4 — protein: MNPVYSPVQPGAPYGNPKNMAYTGYPTAYPAAAPAYNPSLYPTNSPSYAPEFQFLHSAYATLLMKQAWPQNSSSCGTEGTFHLPVDTGTENRTYQASSAAFRYTAGTPYKVPPTQSNTAPPPYSPSPNPYQTAMYPIRSAYPQQNLYAQGAYYTQPVYAAQPHVIHHTTVVQPNSIPSAIYPAPVAAPRTNGVAMGMVAGTTMAMSAGTLLTAPQHTAIGAHPVSMPTYRAQGTPAYSYVPPHW
- the FAM168A gene encoding protein FAM168A isoform X5, which encodes MNPVYSPVQPGAPYGNPKNMAYTGYPTAYPAAAPAYNPSLYPTNSPSYAPATLLMKQAWPQNSSSCGTEGTFHLPVDTGTENRTYQASSAAFRYTAGTPYKVPPTQSNTAPPPYSPSPNPYQTAMYPIRSAYPQQNLYAQGAYYTQPVYAAQPHVIHHTTVVQPNSIPSAIYPAPVAAPRTNGVAMGMVAGTTMAMSAGTLLTAPQHTAIGAHPVSMPTYRAQGTPAYSYVPPHW
- the FAM168A gene encoding protein FAM168A isoform X3 — its product is MADGQMEDSQLSTMNPVYSPVQPGAPYGNPKNMAYTGYPTAYPAAAPAYNPSLYPTNSPSYAPEFQFLHSAYATLLMKQAWPQNSSSCGTEGTFHLPVDTGTENRTYQASSAAFRYTAGTPYKVPPTQSNTAPPPYSPSPNPYQTAMYPIRSAYPQQNLYAQGAYYTQPVYAAQPHVIHHTTVVQPNSIPSAIYPAPVAAPRTNGVAMGMVAGTTMAMSAGTLLTAPQHTAIGAHPVSMPTYRAQGTPAYSYVPPHW